TCAACCTAGAAACAATCCAATAGACATTAGGGACGACGAGTTTACCTTTCTTCGTTTTTGTTCAACTTCAATCTTCACATCTTCCTCATTATTATTCACTAAAACCGGTTTATCAACAACATATAAAAAAAGACTTGTTCTTTGTAATCGTCTAttggttgatacatttataTAGCCTTCGCAAGATTATACACTACAAATCAGTCTAACAAACAAATATACATTCATTGAGAGATAATTCACAAAGACtaatgtaattatattttttaaaaggaaatGAAACAATTGAAATTTCCAAGAGCACCACTTCACCCATTCCTctttgaaaaaagttaaaacaagAACCATAACCATGACTCAAATTATGGGCCTTCAGCATGAGGACCCCAATTTGTCAGAATTGAGATGATATCCtgaaatatattgatattatattatgagaATCATATTATAACTCTTAGTAGGGTTATGGATTAATTGATAAGGCTCTAAATAGTATGTAGACccttagatttattattttagttaatattagtaccttaaaatattagaattttttaCTAGTTTTAGGGGCTCAATGGGTTTAGAAATGAATGAATGGAATGATAAAAATAACAAGTGTTTGGTTAATGAGGTTGggaataaaaaaattggaatcaTTACTAAATATTAGGGAATAACAAAACCCATCAAAAGGGTTGGGTTAGAAACACATTCCAACTTTATAGTACTTTTTTTTGCCTTCTTTCCGATAATCAAAATCCATTAACCAAGTTATCAATTCTCTACCTCTAAACTCGAACCGAAACTCAATGTCCTATGCCCAAACTTGGTATTTATCACATTTGTATTCCCAAACTTGTAGCAACCAAAACATAAATATTGGTAATCATACCTAAGTCCAACTTAACAACCAAACAATAGTATTGGAATGACTAAACCTATTCCCATTCCCATTCTAGCCTACTATCAAACTCATTCCTATTCCAATTCCAGCATTCAAACCAAATGCCCCTATAGGTATCACCTTGTGGTTATAAAGAGAGTGATCTAGCTAAGATTTAAGAAATTAACTAAATATCAATAGAGTTTACACTCTCTCTCGACTATGGAGAGGTTCTTTATGCTCCTCATCTATGGGTTTAGGCTATTCATTTCTTAACTCTTCTTACACTCtcttctcatcttcttcaatcTACTATAAGATATTACAAAACCTTAACCTAAATATAAGAAGTTGAACACATATCTAATATTTCAACACTCCGTGTATAGAAAAAACAGTCTGCATGAGCAAACTGAAGCAATGGATAAAAAAAGCAAAAACAAATTGGAGTTTTgggtaaaaaataaatgagatcAGTCCAAACTCCAGATTGTATGAAATACTGTAGCAAAATGGAGGAGGAAGGAATTAGGGTTATTGAAGAGGATCCAAGGTCCTTCCAAATTAATGAAGATAACCTAAGAAAATACATTTTCAACatgttcttttcttttttgaaaatcagatTCTATGTTTAAACCAACAAAGACATTAAGCAACCTGATTCTAAGATGACTTTGactaaaaagagaaagaaacaGAGACATGTTTGGTGAATTACCCACTTTTAGAGGCAAATAATCATACATTTGTTGCTCCATTATTATTCTTTTAGAGGCAAGATGAGAAACAAATTAGTGGCGTACAGGTTTTTGAATCAATCTTTTTAGgcaatattaatattgtataattgtgcaattttctgcattttttttcattcctgTGTAAAGAACCTAATAATGGCTCACAATTAATAACATCTTCACCATCTAGAGACCACAAAAACTTATTTGATTCTTGACTTTCAATGAATTTCCATGATATATTAGAACAATcgtttaattttctaaatgattCCTATGAGCGAGTTGATCCTTTTAACTTGCTATATTTTGATCTGTTTTGGTGAAATAAGATGTTGATTATCAACGAAAATCATCAATAGATATTAAACGGATTTAGTAGCAGCTAATGAGGAAACTAGATAAAAGAACAAGAAGTTACACCAACCTATACAGTATATACAATGCTTCTAACACAGTTATTAAATATGATGCATCTGTAAACACTGTCAAAAGTTAACCAACAACATAATATTAGTAGATAAgccaatacaaaaaaaaatctcaacaaTGTTAGCCTCTATGTGCATCCCTAACATAAAGCCTATTAAATTGGCACAACAAAAATACCTGCAAATCACCCACACATTGTAGCTCAAGTGATAGGATTCTTAAAGTTTGATCCTCACTGAATGCACCTTGAATTGAAATGGAAGATCATGGCAGTGGAATGTTGTGCTAGACTTCTTCAAGGAAAAAACCCTGATCTCAGAGAAGAATGAAAAACATGACACTTTCAAGCAACCCGAGGCTTTACTCGTTGTACCTTCGAAATCAGGTAATTCTCCAAACCGGAAGCTGCGTCGACTATTCTTGTGTTGGGTCCTATCTCCACCTTCAAAACCTCTTCTAAACCATTCCCCATTCTAATAGACTCATCCACCTCACAAATCCTTGAAACAATCTCAATCCAAGTGTTCACATGTGGAATTACTCCTTTGGCTAACATATTCTCTAGAAAAACACAAGCTTCTTCGATCTTCCCTCCATTAATATAACCTCTTACTAATGCATGTACAACGGAAAAGTGGGGAGAATATCCTTTAGAAAGCATTTCCTCCATGTAACTCTTTGCTTCAGCATACATACCCTGATTACATAGCCCACCAACTAAAGCTCGATAAGAAACCAAATTCGGTAGACACTTATTCGAGATCATATCCTCCAATACTTTACAAGCATCGTGAGAACGACCTTCCCTGCAGAAGCCAATGATAACAGTATTGTAATGTACAATATCCGGTTTACAACCCTTCATTTTCATCTTACAAAGAAGCTTGTAAGCCTCTTTTAGCTTCTTCTTCCTACACAAACTGTTCAATAAAGTTGTGTAACTTAACAAATCAGGAACAAACCCTTTGTTCAACATATCTTCCAACATTTCCACTGCTTTATTCACTTGACTCTTCCTACAAAACGCGATAATTAAGATGTGATAAGATTCAACATCTGGGAGGACGTCTCTCTTTAGCATTTTACCAAACAGTGCATATGCAATGCTCAAATCATCATTCAAACAGAAAGCTTGTATCAAAATGTTGTAAGATTGAGTATCGGGAAATACCCCATAACGAGGAGCGGATTTAAAGAGGTCAAAGGCTGGTCTAAGATAGTTTTCTCGATGGGTAACGAGGATTTGAAGGATGGAATTCAAATGCTTGTGAGTTGGCTTGATGTTGAATTCGAGGATTGTATAAAAGGTTTTTAAGACTTTGTCCGGTAACTTAGCATCTCCATACATTTGAATAATGTGGGAGAAAAGAGACGAAGGGATTGAAGGGTAATGATAAGATTTAACCTTGAGAAGAGATAGAACATCTTGCATTAGAGAGAATTGACAGGACCTACCCAATTTGAGAATGAGGGTATGAAATGATGCATATGAGTGATGAAAATTAGGTTGGCGTGAGGCTAAATCGAAAATTTCTTTAGCAAGAAGCGGATCTGTTTGTGAGGCGATGAGCTTTTGAACTCTTGATGGCGACCCAATTGAAGGAGATCCTTCATAAACATGCTGATTTTGCTGATTTTGTGCTTCATGGTCTGAAGAAGAACGAAAATACTTGCAGTAGATTCTgtgaaaaggaagaaattgagAAGTGGAAGGTAAGATCGTTTCTCTTCTTCctagaaggagaagaaaagaatGATTTTGATTCATGATTCTTGTGCTCATCCCAGTCATGGTAGATTTCTTAGGGTTTTTGGATTGTgttgaaatatgaaaataattgatcaaattatgtaatgtttatatattggattaatagatagagaatagtaaaaaaaaagtgacaattttttttggaaaaatatgtttttggaTAAAGAGATTCGGAATTGTCTTTTCGTTTCAAAAATTTGTCTTATAAAAAATGGAAATATTGAATAAATGaatagtaaatttaaaaaacgCAAGTTGTTTGCCTTGTTACAATTTCACAAGTCATAGTGGTAGACGATGGAAGCTAAGTTTTtcgcatatttttttttgttttacgcTCCACAACTGTACTGAATATGATCACATTCGAGATTACATTCGAGACTATGCAAAATTACCTAAGCTTTCATAGATTCTGGTCTTTCAGGGGTAAGTTTTGGTCATTTTTTCGGTTACTTAAAAAGTGAGTCAGCGCGTTCATGATGTTACTATCATTAACATCTTGACAATTTGACACCAAACCCGTAACCGCAATGATACAATAATAGTTCTGTTGGTTGCTTAATTGAATCCATTTTGTTTATGGTTAGgtatacttataatattttcgATTGATCCAGCCGCGAACAAACCCTACTATGAAAAGATAACATCTTTTGCacaattttcataatttaagaCTTAttggaataatttatttttgaactcaCAAAtgctttttattttcttgatgggatgaagataaaaaagtaatttaattttgttttttttattaacattattcataatttgataaaaaaaaaatatttatttttacttaagaaaaattaatttatttgggtGATCACagttttcatattaaataaaataaaataaacatttttcataatttctataatCATTTTTCATAACCAACTAAACAccaaatttttaatatagatttcaatcttattataataaactattcattataattttatacattgGCCTATAAacatattacaaaaaaataaattgtttggtcaaaaatcaaacctaaatattataattttaaaaaattgctcaaaaaattatcatgtaagttaattaaaaatttatcaaataattttttctttcatttaaaaatattttatccaattcaattatatattttaaactacataaaaataaaattaattttactttttattttaacaattttcagaaattattgttattgtgataataacaaaatattaaaatttaaataacttagatgaaaatatatattatatttgttcatGGCACCATTATGACCAACTAGTAAGACATGTATTTATAAtgttaagtaaaataaataataaaaatgacacATCATTATACATAAGTAATAATAATGCAAATTAAGCATGATACAATTAAATATACacatgttattatattttaaaaataatattagttattaaatgattagtttaataaattacaTATGATTCGTTCAATTTTTTCACCAATATATATGtcaataatattgaaaaataaaatcgtGTATCAAATCTAGAGTGGATTTgcaaatttcataataataaaaatgaaataaagacCACTTTCTATAGATGTTTGTCCAACTGGAGAGTGACATTCATgaacataatttgttaattaaaatgcttatatgttttttaataatcaaatagtgttttatatgtttaatataatttatattattagagtactaataactttgatttaataataaataattaaaaaaaattaaatatttattataacaaataagaataacatgtcacaaaataacaataatacaaAAGAATAAGAACAACACATGAGCCCAACACacagaataaatatatattgtttttgttttaaaaatacttttagtttattatatatatatatatatatatatatatatatatatatatatatattaaagttattataatagatattgaatttagaatatataaataaaactgaaaatatatagaaaataaatcatatattataaaatagttacacattttatttgtccgattttaaaaaagtataaatatatataattaataaaactctGCATTCCctcaaaatattgaataattttgttttattttaaatttaacaaattgCAACTTATAAAACCATTGCAGACTTCAAGATAACaaattgataattattattaatgtttaattaatgttattaaaatgttttgattttttttataattaattgacaaattaaaagTGACAGTGACATTAATTGGATAATTGAAgttaaaaaatcagaaaataatttattagttttattcttaattatatttagatgttaataaattataataactgtttaaataatttgaagttgatttttatacattttttgtAATGAATTATTCTCCATAACCATttcttaaaatagttttttttataacattttaactcaaaatttaaacttattttttaaaagtttaagaataattaataatatatataaattctaaataactaaaatagtgaaataatcaaatttggttttattCTAAATGatttacatttattataattctaaatACTGAATTAGag
This is a stretch of genomic DNA from Impatiens glandulifera chromosome 4, dImpGla2.1, whole genome shotgun sequence. It encodes these proteins:
- the LOC124935789 gene encoding pentatricopeptide repeat-containing protein At4g01400, mitochondrial — protein: MTGMSTRIMNQNHSFLLLLGRRETILPSTSQFLPFHRIYCKYFRSSSDHEAQNQQNQHVYEGSPSIGSPSRVQKLIASQTDPLLAKEIFDLASRQPNFHHSYASFHTLILKLGRSCQFSLMQDVLSLLKVKSYHYPSIPSSLFSHIIQMYGDAKLPDKVLKTFYTILEFNIKPTHKHLNSILQILVTHRENYLRPAFDLFKSAPRYGVFPDTQSYNILIQAFCLNDDLSIAYALFGKMLKRDVLPDVESYHILIIAFCRKSQVNKAVEMLEDMLNKGFVPDLLSYTTLLNSLCRKKKLKEAYKLLCKMKMKGCKPDIVHYNTVIIGFCREGRSHDACKVLEDMISNKCLPNLVSYRALVGGLCNQGMYAEAKSYMEEMLSKGYSPHFSVVHALVRGYINGGKIEEACVFLENMLAKGVIPHVNTWIEIVSRICEVDESIRMGNGLEEVLKVEIGPNTRIVDAASGLENYLISKVQRVKPRVA